From the Fulvia fulva chromosome 2, complete sequence genome, one window contains:
- a CDS encoding Citrate/oxoglutarate carrier protein, which translates to MSVVSTDGKKLEKKPVKFSNLLLGAGLNMFEVTTLGQPLEVMKTTMAANRKDGMAGAVARIWSRGGLFGFYQGLIPWAWIEASSKGAVLLFVASEGEYYAKSFGANNFVAGISGGMLGGLAQAYATMGFCTCMKTVEMTKHKAVAGGAKPPGTMETFMGIYRAEGIKGINKGVNAVAVRQVTNWGSRFGLSRVAENGIRSFTGKTDTSQKLSAPERILASALGGGLSAWNQPIEVVRVEMQSKTEDPNRPKKMTVGNTFSYIYKQNGLKGLYRGVAPRIGLGVWQTVCMVALGDIAKEMVEKATGEAVTAKH; encoded by the exons GCACTGATGGCAAGAAGCTCGAGAAGAAGCCCGTCAAGTTCAGCAACTTGCTGCTGGGCGCCGGTCTCAACATGTTCGAGGTGACGACCCTCGGCCAGCCTCTCGAGGTGATGAAGACCACCATGGCAGCCAACCGAAAGGACGGCATGGCAGGCGCTGTCGCCAGGATCTGGAGTCGTGGTGGCCTCTTCGGCT TCTACCAGGGTCTCATTCCATGGGCCTGGATTGAAGCTTCCTCCAAGGGCGCTGTCCTCCTCTTCGTCGCTTCCGAGGGTGAATACTACGCCAAGAGCTTCGGCGCGAACAACTTCGTGGCTGGTATCAGCGGTGGTATgctgggcggtctcgcgCAGGCATACGCGACCATGGGTTTCTGCACGTGCATGAAGACTGTCGAGATGACCAAACACAAGGCTGTGGCAGGAGGTGCGAAACCACCGGGCACGATGGAGACCTTCATGGGCATCTACCGTGCGGAGGGTATCAAGGGTATCAACAAGGGTGTGAACGCGGTCGCCGTGCGACAAGTCACCAACTGGGGTTCACGATTCGGTCTCAGCAGAGTTGC TGAGAACGGTATTCGCAGCTTCACCGGCAAGACCGACACCTCGCAGAAGCTTTCTGCTCCCGAGCGAATCTTGGCTTCTGCTCTTGGTGGTGGTCTCAGCGCGTGGAATCAGCCTATCGAAGTCGTTCGTGTCGAGATGCAATCGAAGACCGAGGACCCGAACCGTCCAAAGAAGATGACTGTCGGAAACACTTTCTCCTACATCTACAAGCAGAACGGCCTCAAAGGTCTGTACCGTGGTGTTGCGCCACGTATTGGTCTCGGTGTCTGGCAGACGGTCTGCATGGTGGCCCTTGGTGACATTGCCAAGGAGATGGTCGAGAAGGCCACAGGCGAGGCTGTCACTGCGAAGCATTAA
- a CDS encoding Short chain dehydrogenase citE, whose product MARLYPSFTPTYHNDQYPAIDPPQPHLDCSSKIAIAIAFAQAHAKGIALLGRTRSTLNETAAKVREISSTTDVFLIVAHYNAAPGILVNNAGGFSGIGSLIDVNFDEFWQSFELNTKGPLLVSQCFMRACRDHQGIDSRKTLINVTSGAAHIPYFPTGASYACSKLASAKITEYIHYEYPEWNVFNLQPAVVATDLARQAGRKAPDSPRLPAGMAVNWRSGRRRLWRKRLLLLGLRGFAEEENDEELIRRAKSVHRNADKPAE is encoded by the exons ATGGCACGTCTTTATCCTTCCTTCACGCCAACGTACCACAACGACCAGTATCCAGCAATTGACCCACCTCAGCCGCACCTTGACTGCTCAAGCAAGATC GCCATCGCGATAGCATTTGCTCAAGCCCACGCGAAAGGCATCGCTCTGCTAGGCCGAACCCGCTCAACCTTGAACGAGACCGCCGCGAAGGTCAGAGAGATTTCCAGCACCACAGATGTCTTCCTC ATAGTCGCCCACTACAACGCGGCCCCTGGCATCCTCGTCAACAACGCAGGTGGCTTCAGCGGCATAGGCTCACTAATCGATGTCAACTTCGACGAGTTCTGGCAATCCTTCGAACTCAACACTAAAGGGCCCTTACTCGTCTCCCAATGCTTCATGCGCGCCTGTCGCGACCATCAGGGTATCGACTCTCGCAAAACGCTCATCAATGTCACATCAGGCGCCGCCCACATCCCATACTTCCCAACCGGTGCCTCCTACGCCTGTTCCAAGCTGGCCAGCGCGAAGATTACAGAGTATATTCACTACGAGTATCCCGAGTGGAATGTCTTCAACCTCCAGCCGGCAGTTGTAGCGACGGATTTGGCGAGGCAGGCAGGGAGGAAGGCGCCTGATTCGCCGAGACTGCCGGCAGGGATGGCGGT GAACTGGCGGAGCGGAAGGAGGAGATTGTGGAGAAAGAGGTTGCTGTTGCTGGGCTTAAGGGGCTTTGCGGAGGAGGAGAATGACGAGGAGTTGATTAGACGGGCGAAGAGTGTGCATAGGAATGCGGATAAGCCTGCTGAGTAA